In one Corallococcus sp. EGB genomic region, the following are encoded:
- a CDS encoding GNAT family N-acetyltransferase, giving the protein MTLVLATDAQKAQRDAVTHAAWGSPLSVPQYQEREARLRAHPWSREGMNTWLWLADDGRVLASCETFHTDSFLRGADGQLTQGDSYGIASVYTEEHLRGRGHATRMMDAVAEALERMAPRPHSVVLFSDVGAPLYRRSGYVEVPAWDWHLDAAEAPGGRPVDGGLQETDVAGALARMRRPDVPFFLWPSATQVDWHLERERIYADLLARPRPRSCGAVVGESTALWVMNARYGELVVLMLDARDASAAEALLSEARRVAHQAGLKRVVWWEETATASLITGVPGAVRVQRDGSLPMLRPLRPGLPPAPEVPFPRALWV; this is encoded by the coding sequence ATGACCCTCGTCCTCGCCACCGACGCGCAGAAGGCGCAGCGCGACGCCGTCACCCATGCCGCGTGGGGTTCGCCCCTGAGCGTGCCGCAGTATCAGGAGCGCGAAGCCCGGCTGCGCGCGCACCCGTGGAGCCGCGAGGGCATGAACACGTGGCTGTGGCTGGCGGACGACGGCCGGGTGCTGGCGTCGTGCGAGACCTTCCACACGGACAGCTTCCTCCGGGGCGCGGACGGGCAGCTCACGCAGGGGGACAGCTACGGCATCGCCAGCGTCTACACCGAGGAGCACCTGCGCGGCCGGGGACACGCCACGCGGATGATGGACGCCGTCGCCGAGGCGCTGGAGCGGATGGCGCCGCGGCCGCACTCGGTGGTGCTCTTCTCCGACGTCGGAGCGCCGCTGTATCGCCGGTCGGGCTACGTGGAGGTGCCCGCGTGGGACTGGCACCTGGACGCGGCGGAGGCGCCGGGAGGACGGCCCGTGGACGGCGGGCTCCAGGAGACGGACGTGGCCGGGGCGCTCGCGCGGATGCGCCGGCCGGACGTGCCGTTCTTCCTGTGGCCCAGCGCCACGCAGGTGGACTGGCACCTGGAGCGGGAGCGCATCTACGCGGACCTGCTCGCGCGGCCCCGGCCGCGCTCGTGCGGCGCCGTGGTGGGCGAGTCCACCGCGCTGTGGGTGATGAACGCGCGCTATGGCGAGTTGGTGGTGTTGATGCTGGACGCGCGGGATGCCTCCGCGGCGGAGGCGCTGCTCTCCGAGGCTCGCCGCGTGGCGCATCAGGCGGGGCTCAAGCGCGTGGTGTGGTGGGAGGAGACCGCGACGGCCTCGCTGATCACCGGGGTGCCCGGCGCGGTGCGCGTGCAGCGGGATGGCTCGCTGCCCATGCTGCGCCCCCTGCGCCCGGGGCTTCCTCCCGCACCGGAGGTCCCCTTCCCTCGCGCCCTGTGGGTTTGA
- a CDS encoding cytochrome c oxidase subunit I, with translation MTPSSSIAAPGAVPGHEAHDDHGHHPSYLTDGTTVKSWLLTVDHKRIGIMYMAWILLFFLVGGIFALLIRIELLTPGPTIMDAMTYNRVFTLHGVVMIFLFMIPAIPGIFGNFMLPLMLGAKDVAFPRLNLLSLYVYLAGAAFAIWGMLNGGLDTGWTFYTPYSAHTTTTVAPVLFGAFIIGFSSILTGMNFIVTTHTMRAPGITWFKMPLMVWALYATSCIQVLATPVIGLLLLLVTAENLFSLGMFDVARGGDPVLFQHLFWFYSHPAVYIMVLPAFGVMSEIVSAFSRKNIFGYRAVAYSSVGIAFVGFFAWGHHMFVSGQSTFNAGVFGVLSMLVGVFTAIKVFNWVGTVYKGAVEFTTPFAYFCGFLFFTVFGGMTGIAVATVSLDVPWHDTYFVVAHFHFIMVGATIMAFLAALHYWFPKMFGKMYHEGWGLVSAALIILGFNATFIPQFLLGNAGMPRRYYEYPERFQALNVASTAGASLLAFGFVIIAIYLTYALIYGKRVDNPWNSKGYEWLTMSPPPTHNFIGPQPTYPEEPHFYVDPKKAEGEVSDV, from the coding sequence CGGGGGCCGTCCCCGGCCATGAGGCGCACGACGACCACGGCCACCACCCGAGCTACCTGACGGACGGCACCACGGTGAAGTCGTGGCTGCTGACGGTGGACCACAAGCGCATCGGCATCATGTACATGGCGTGGATCCTGCTCTTCTTCCTGGTGGGCGGCATCTTCGCGCTGCTCATCCGGATCGAGCTGCTCACGCCCGGCCCGACCATCATGGACGCGATGACGTACAACCGCGTCTTCACGCTGCACGGCGTGGTCATGATCTTCCTGTTCATGATCCCCGCCATCCCGGGCATCTTCGGCAACTTCATGCTGCCGCTGATGCTGGGCGCCAAGGACGTGGCGTTCCCGCGGCTGAACCTGCTGTCGCTCTACGTGTACCTGGCGGGCGCGGCCTTCGCGATCTGGGGCATGCTCAACGGCGGCCTGGACACCGGCTGGACGTTCTACACGCCGTACAGCGCGCACACGACGACCACGGTGGCGCCGGTGCTCTTCGGCGCGTTCATCATCGGGTTCAGCTCCATCCTCACGGGCATGAACTTCATCGTCACCACGCACACCATGCGTGCGCCGGGCATCACCTGGTTCAAGATGCCGCTGATGGTGTGGGCGCTCTACGCCACCAGCTGCATCCAGGTGCTGGCGACGCCGGTGATTGGCCTGCTGCTGCTCCTGGTGACGGCGGAGAACCTGTTCAGCCTGGGCATGTTCGACGTGGCCCGCGGCGGTGACCCGGTGCTCTTCCAGCACCTGTTCTGGTTCTACAGCCACCCGGCCGTGTACATCATGGTGCTGCCGGCGTTCGGCGTGATGAGCGAGATCGTCTCCGCCTTCAGCCGCAAGAACATCTTCGGCTACCGCGCGGTGGCGTACTCCAGCGTGGGCATCGCGTTCGTGGGCTTCTTCGCCTGGGGCCACCACATGTTCGTGTCCGGCCAGTCGACCTTCAACGCCGGCGTGTTCGGCGTGCTGTCGATGCTGGTGGGCGTGTTCACGGCCATCAAGGTCTTCAACTGGGTGGGCACGGTCTACAAGGGCGCGGTGGAGTTCACGACGCCGTTCGCCTACTTCTGCGGCTTCCTGTTCTTCACCGTGTTCGGTGGCATGACGGGCATCGCGGTGGCGACGGTGTCGCTGGACGTCCCGTGGCACGACACCTACTTCGTCGTGGCGCACTTCCACTTCATCATGGTGGGCGCGACGATCATGGCCTTCCTGGCCGCGCTGCACTACTGGTTCCCGAAGATGTTCGGGAAGATGTACCACGAGGGGTGGGGCCTGGTTTCCGCGGCGCTCATCATCCTGGGCTTCAACGCGACGTTCATCCCGCAGTTCCTGCTGGGCAACGCGGGCATGCCGCGCCGCTACTACGAGTACCCGGAGCGCTTCCAGGCGCTGAACGTGGCGTCCACGGCGGGCGCGTCGCTGCTCGCCTTCGGCTTCGTCATCATCGCCATCTACCTGACCTACGCGCTCATCTACGGCAAGCGCGTGGACAACCCGTGGAACAGCAAGGGCTACGAGTGGCTGACCATGTCCCCTCCGCCCACGCACAACTTCATCGGGCCCCAGCCGACGTATCCCGAGGAGCCGCACTTCTACGTGGATCCGAAGAAGGCCGAGGGCGAGGTGTCGGATGTCTAG
- a CDS encoding cytochrome C oxidase subunit IV family protein, with amino-acid sequence MAIANESRQEEHNMQEHHGAGRYVVIWIALLVLTLVTVFTGRMHLPSYGLLLALVIASVKGTLVALYFMHLSEHQGANRLVFGVSILFVVLLIGFSLMDLGTRFRLANPPGSQYSDLQAVDIGANPVEGRTGGHEQLKKQEHETHE; translated from the coding sequence ATGGCCATCGCCAACGAATCGCGTCAGGAAGAGCACAACATGCAGGAGCACCACGGCGCCGGGCGCTACGTGGTCATCTGGATTGCCCTGCTGGTGCTCACGCTCGTCACGGTCTTCACCGGCCGCATGCACCTGCCCAGCTACGGCCTCCTGCTGGCGCTCGTCATCGCCAGCGTGAAGGGCACGCTGGTGGCGCTGTACTTCATGCACCTGTCCGAGCACCAGGGCGCCAACCGCCTGGTGTTCGGTGTGTCCATCCTGTTCGTGGTGCTGCTCATCGGCTTCTCGCTGATGGACCTGGGCACCCGCTTCCGCCTGGCCAACCCCCCGGGGTCGCAGTACAGCGACCTGCAGGCGGTGGACATCGGCGCGAACCCGGTGGAAGGCCGCACCGGTGGGCACGAGCAGCTCAAGAAGCAGGAACACGAGACGCACGAGTAG
- a CDS encoding cytochrome c oxidase subunit 3 family protein, whose product MSSAHVTPGSVPGPKLAAHFASLDVQKHAARLGMWLFLATEILLFAGLFACYAAYRFLFPEAWAASSRSLDLTMGTINTVVLITSSFTAAMAVHYAKEGKNAMVGHMNVLTLLMAVAFLVIKFFEYKHKFHIGTLPGRYYFYEGIQMPGAPLYFTVYFASTALHALHVIIGMTVLGFATVRAYRVGDFSANNYTQVELGSMYWHLVDLVWIFLFPMLYLV is encoded by the coding sequence ATGTCTAGCGCTCACGTGACGCCGGGCTCGGTGCCCGGTCCCAAGCTGGCTGCCCACTTCGCGTCGCTGGATGTCCAGAAGCACGCGGCGCGGTTGGGCATGTGGCTGTTCCTCGCCACGGAAATCCTGCTCTTCGCGGGTCTGTTCGCGTGCTACGCGGCCTACCGCTTCCTGTTCCCGGAAGCGTGGGCGGCCTCCAGCCGCAGCCTGGACCTGACGATGGGCACCATCAACACGGTGGTGCTCATCACCTCCTCGTTCACCGCCGCCATGGCGGTGCACTACGCGAAGGAGGGCAAGAACGCGATGGTGGGGCACATGAACGTGCTCACCCTCCTGATGGCGGTGGCGTTCCTCGTCATCAAGTTCTTCGAGTACAAGCACAAGTTCCACATCGGGACGCTGCCCGGCCGCTACTACTTCTACGAAGGCATCCAGATGCCGGGCGCGCCGCTGTACTTCACGGTGTACTTCGCCTCCACGGCGCTGCACGCCCTGCACGTCATCATCGGCATGACGGTGCTGGGCTTCGCCACGGTGCGCGCGTACCGCGTCGGGGACTTCAGCGCGAACAACTACACGCAGGTCGAGCTGGGCTCCATGTACTGGCACCTCGTCGACCTGGTGTGGATCTTCCTCTTCCCGATGCTGTACCTGGTCTGA
- a CDS encoding DUF481 domain-containing protein, giving the protein MVPVALLLASSLQAQTPAPAAPHPAAPPPAPATARAPAPAPPPPAALPTDAPAAERAAAAAERAALAAERAAEASARLAEAIEKLAEVTARGPIAPPPAPPAPEVAAAAAPAKPSPWDVSVGLSLISLTGNASTLTVSGLASALRKTDKWIYSVKAYGAYGRSRPPEVQGEVESLSQVVALNAGIELRGDRRFTEQISGYLLTGVDTDHIKSIEARPYGEAGAGILWFDTKKDEKSGTREAILRTDFAFRYARELRFQYYPVRTDLADVDLGGPRFGAMFRYGLSKDITFQEDAEILVSVISDSRVLFSSQSQVMANLTDALALGVGFLVKSDSAPPPGKVSTDTALSFNLTVAL; this is encoded by the coding sequence ATGGTCCCCGTCGCACTGCTGCTCGCCTCGTCACTGCAAGCCCAGACGCCCGCGCCCGCCGCGCCGCATCCGGCCGCGCCGCCGCCGGCTCCGGCCACCGCTCGCGCTCCGGCGCCGGCGCCGCCCCCGCCCGCCGCCCTCCCCACGGATGCCCCCGCCGCCGAGCGCGCCGCCGCCGCCGCGGAGCGTGCCGCCCTCGCCGCCGAGCGCGCCGCCGAGGCCAGCGCCCGGCTCGCGGAGGCCATCGAGAAGCTGGCGGAGGTCACCGCGCGCGGGCCCATCGCCCCGCCGCCCGCGCCGCCCGCCCCCGAGGTCGCCGCCGCGGCAGCTCCCGCGAAGCCCAGCCCCTGGGACGTCAGCGTGGGCCTGAGCCTCATCTCCCTCACCGGCAACGCCTCCACGCTGACCGTGAGCGGCCTGGCCAGCGCGCTGCGCAAGACGGACAAGTGGATCTACTCCGTGAAGGCCTACGGCGCGTACGGCCGCAGCCGCCCGCCCGAGGTGCAAGGGGAGGTGGAGTCCCTGTCCCAGGTGGTGGCCCTCAACGCGGGCATCGAGCTGCGCGGGGACCGCCGCTTCACGGAGCAGATTTCCGGCTACCTGCTGACCGGCGTGGACACGGACCACATCAAGAGCATCGAGGCGCGGCCCTACGGTGAAGCCGGTGCCGGCATCCTCTGGTTCGACACCAAGAAGGACGAGAAGTCCGGCACGCGCGAGGCCATCCTGCGCACCGACTTCGCCTTCCGCTACGCGCGCGAACTGCGCTTCCAGTACTACCCGGTGCGCACGGACCTGGCGGACGTGGACCTGGGCGGCCCCCGCTTCGGCGCCATGTTCCGCTACGGCCTCTCCAAGGACATCACCTTCCAGGAGGACGCGGAGATCCTGGTCAGCGTCATCTCCGACTCGCGCGTCCTCTTCAGCAGCCAGTCCCAGGTGATGGCCAACCTCACCGACGCGCTGGCCCTGGGCGTGGGCTTCCTCGTGAAGTCGGACAGCGCGCCGCCCCCGGGCAAGGTGTCCACCGATACGGCGCTCTCCTTCAACCTGACCGTCGCCCTGTAG